TATAAGTGGTAATGTTTGTCCTGTAACTGGAAATAAATTTACAGCTACTGCCATGTTAATCATGGCTTGAAATATAATTGGTAAACCAACTCCAACTACCAACAATGTTGCAAAGATTGTTGTCGCTTTTTTGGCTGTAATTAATATTCTAAAAAGCAATAGAAAATAGATAAATATGACCATAATAGCCCCAACAAAACCATACTCCTCTACGATGATTGCATAAATAAAATCTGATGAAGATTGCGGTAAAAAATTCTTTTGAACACTTTTTCCCGCTCCTTTACCAACCACTCCTCCTGTTGCAATTGCAATTTTGGCTTTTTCAACTTGGTAATTCTCTTTCGAATCTCCAGACAAAAAGCTTTCAATTCTACTTTCCCAAGTTTGAATCCTGTTAGGCATAGCGTCTGGAAATGCTTTTGCCACTAAAATGAAAAACAACAGTGCAAAAAGCCCCATTCCAAGTATGTACAGAATGAATTTTAATGGATACCCACCAATAAACACCAATAACAATATCATACTAAAAACAATTGCTGTTGTTGAAAAATTAGCAGGCAAAATAAGTATTAACACAGTTCCTACAGGCAACCATAATTGCCACAAACTCTCTTTAAATGTTATAAGCTTTTCTTTGTTTTTCGCTAAATATCTTGCCACATATACCATTAAAACAAGCCCTGCCAATGTAGATGTTTGAAACCCTATACCAACAAAAGGTATACGAATCCACCTACTTGCATTAGCTCCTCCAATTGTGGTTCCTTGAGCAAGAGTGACTACTAAGAGAAGAACTACAATGGGCAGCATCAACACTGATCCCCCACTAAAATATCTATAAGGTACTTTATGTACACCGTAAATAATAGCAAACCCAGCAATTAATAAAACGATGTGTTTTACCAAATGCCCAACTGTTGAACCATTACCGACTACATATACTAAATTAGTACTAGCACTATATACAGGCATAAATGAAAATATTGCTAAAATGGCTACAATAGCCCAAATAGCTCTATCTCCCTTAATATGTTGAAAAATGGTTTTCATTAAAATTATAATCCCCTTACTG
The sequence above is a segment of the Tenacibaculum sp. 190130A14a genome. Coding sequences within it:
- a CDS encoding FtsW/RodA/SpoVE family cell cycle protein, which codes for MKTIFQHIKGDRAIWAIVAILAIFSFMPVYSASTNLVYVVGNGSTVGHLVKHIVLLIAGFAIIYGVHKVPYRYFSGGSVLMLPIVVLLLVVTLAQGTTIGGANASRWIRIPFVGIGFQTSTLAGLVLMVYVARYLAKNKEKLITFKESLWQLWLPVGTVLILILPANFSTTAIVFSMILLLVFIGGYPLKFILYILGMGLFALLFFILVAKAFPDAMPNRIQTWESRIESFLSGDSKENYQVEKAKIAIATGGVVGKGAGKSVQKNFLPQSSSDFIYAIIVEEYGFVGAIMVIFIYFLLLFRILITAKKATTIFATLLVVGVGLPIIFQAMINMAVAVNLFPVTGQTLPLISSGGTSIWMTCFALGMILSVSASKNETEETILDDNPLDILHETLD